From the Candidatus Liberibacter asiaticus genome, the window GGCATAAAATTATTCTATCATGTTACTTCAAAATTGAAGACAAACTTAATAAGCATACTTAAGATACTTAAAGTCCCTTTAGAATACTATTATCGCAATCCACATCTTAAAGATACTGCAATAGATAACTGAATCGCGAATCCAATATATCAGAATAAAAATTAAAGAGTACTGGCAAAATCACATTGCTCCCTTCTCTCCTAATACCACCATCAAAATTTTGGATCTCGTTAAATCTACGTAAAATAATCTACAACAAGAATACTATTTATTGTGTACCCCCCTAATGAAAAAAATATTTGTAGAAAATAAAAAGGTATTTAAAGGCTTCAAAGCCCAACCATTATTTTTATCCTTTAATATCGACGGTTTATTTGAAAAATATCTTGAAATTATACAACAATTGCTTAGTGTCATCGCATCATATGTAGAATAAGAGCAGTGCGCTGCCCTCTTGAATTATTTGTATTTTGCAAACCTGTTTGTAACGGTAGCTTTTCAGTATAGTCTGTGAGCGTTGGTTCCAGATTCGTATTTTACAACATAACAGCCCTTTTTTAAGAAAGGATAAACTCATGTATAAAGATTTTTTTGTCAGTATCCTTTGTTTGATCATTCTATTTTTTACAAGCTTTTCTACTAATGCTAGCATCTTAGGAGATATTAAGAAAAGAGGATTTTTAAAATGTGGGATTAATACTGGACTAGTAGGTTTTGCAGAAGTTAAAGCGAATGGCGATTGGAAAGGATTTGATGTTGATTTTTGCAGGGCTTTATCTTCTGCCATTTTTGATGATCCTTCTAAAATCCAATACCTTCCCTTGAATGCGAAGGAACGCTTTCTAGCTTTACAGTCCAAACAAATCGATATACTCAGTCGCAATACAGATTGGACATTACTCCGCGAAATTTCGCTAGGACTCGCTTTTCGTCCTATAACATACTTTGACGGACAAGGGTTTATAATGCACAAGAAAAAGGGAATCTCCTCAGTATCGCAGCTATCAGGAGCTTCTATTTGCGTCCAAGCAGGAACAACAACTGAACTCACCTTGGCGGATTATTTTAAAGCACACAACATGAAATATCACCCAATAGTGTTCGAACGCGTTGAAGAAATTGACGCTGCTTATCGTGCTCATCGCTGTGATGCTTACACAGGAGATATATCTGCTTTGTATGCCTTAAAACTTACTAATGATCGTCCGAGTGAACACGTAATTTTGCCAGATATTATTTCTAAATCTCCTCTCGCCCCTGCTATCATTCAGGGCGATACCGAATGGTATAATATTGTTTCATGGACTCACTACGCTATGGTAACAGCAGAAGAATTGGGTATTACTCAAAAAAATATTAACCAAGTAAGCAAGGATACCACCAATCCCGATGTACAGCGTTTTCTCGGAATCGACAAAAGTAGCAATATAGGAGAGGCTCTTGGACTCACGAAAGACTGGACTTATAGAATTATCAGACATATGGGAAATTACGGTGAAATGTTTGATCGCAATCTTGGAAATCAATCCGAATTAAAAATTCCACGCGGATATAATGCCTTATGGTCAAAAGGTGGGCTTATGTATGCTCCGCCTATTCGTTGAATTTTCTTGATTAAGAATGTTTATCAAATCGTGTAAAACACTAATTTATCAGAAGTAATGGAATTTGCAAAAAATGTCTTTAGACATACCTTCATTTCATTACCTAGAGGAAGTGATATATGATTAAAAATGCTCGAAAGACTGTAACCCGCTATTTTAGCAGAATGAAGTTTCTCTATGACATGCGCGTACACAACATATCGGTTCAGATCATACTTGCATTGTTACTTACAGTAATATTCTTGTGGTGTG encodes:
- a CDS encoding amino acid ABC transporter substrate-binding protein — translated: MYKDFFVSILCLIILFFTSFSTNASILGDIKKRGFLKCGINTGLVGFAEVKANGDWKGFDVDFCRALSSAIFDDPSKIQYLPLNAKERFLALQSKQIDILSRNTDWTLLREISLGLAFRPITYFDGQGFIMHKKKGISSVSQLSGASICVQAGTTTELTLADYFKAHNMKYHPIVFERVEEIDAAYRAHRCDAYTGDISALYALKLTNDRPSEHVILPDIISKSPLAPAIIQGDTEWYNIVSWTHYAMVTAEELGITQKNINQVSKDTTNPDVQRFLGIDKSSNIGEALGLTKDWTYRIIRHMGNYGEMFDRNLGNQSELKIPRGYNALWSKGGLMYAPPIR